A single genomic interval of Juglans regia cultivar Chandler chromosome 1, Walnut 2.0, whole genome shotgun sequence harbors:
- the LOC108996205 gene encoding uncharacterized protein LOC108996205 — protein MAEYEPYHQTHNHHQQQHHQAIPKETAFQALNTIIQLHFEKTLEKKRSIDLQKKELHKLFQLFFIFLGIVFLSQSQSPRLQCRHCWIPITILSLSHLIFYVSVAQTLRCINGFKYQRRCHKLTLGLATEKLREMKMKISATGGEQFDGVGDDEFEIHYQEPPESYFGKFKRNWALHFGFLILIYGIMVSSSVVLLCF, from the coding sequence ATGGCGGAGTACGAACCCTACCACCAAACCCACAACCATCACCAGCAACAACACCACCAAGCAATCCCGAAAGAGACAGCCTTCCAGGCCCTTAACACCATAATCCAGCTACACTTCGAGAAGACCCTGGAGAAGAAGCGATCCATAGACCTCCAAAAGAAGGAGCTTCACAAGCTCTTCCagctcttcttcatcttcttgggCATCGTCTTTCTCTCCCAGTCCCAGTCCCCTCGCCTCCAGTGCCGCCATTGCTGGATCCCCATCACcatcctctccctctctcatctcatcttctaCGTCTCAGTGGCGCAGACCCTCAGGTGCATCAACGGGTTCAAGTACCAGAGGCGCTGCCACAAGCTCACTCTTGGGCTGGCCACCGAGAAGCTCagggagatgaagatgaaaataagCGCCACCGGGGGCGAGCAGTTCGACGGGGTTGGGGACGATGAGTTTGAGATTCATTACCAAGAGCCTCCCGAGAGTTACTTTGGTAAGTTCAAGAGGAACTGGGCTTTGCATTTTGGGTTCTTGATCTTGATCTATGGGATTATGGTCTCATCCTCTGTCGTCCTCCTCTGTTTTTAG